The nucleotide sequence TGCTCCCCCGGAGAAGGACGCGGCCCGAATTCTCGTCCGCAATGCTCTGCGCACGCTGAATTTCTACGGCGCCGAACGCATGGTCCGCATCAACCAGGGCGAGCGCGGACTGGTCGATCTAGATTTCGTTATCCCCCACAATCTGCACGTGGTGCTGATTCCCAAGGTGGAAGAGGCCGAGCAGGTTCGCGCCGTGGATCAACGCATCACCGCGATCCTCGGCAGCGCGGGATCTAAGGACGGCGCGACGCGGACAGTCTTCCTCATGCCCATTATCGAGAGCGCCAAGGGTGCGATCAACGCCTTCGCTATTGCATCCGCCAGTCCCAACGTGATTGCACTGGCCGTCGGGCTGGAGGACTACACGGCCGACATCGGCACGCAGCGCACGCTGGAAGGTCGTGAGAGTTTCTGGATGCGTTCGCAGGTGGTCAACGCGGCCCGCGCGGCGGGCGTCCAGCCTATCGACACCGTTTTCTCTGACGTGTCCGACATGGACGGCCTTCGTGCCAGTGTGCTCGAGGCGAAATCGCTGGGCTTCGACGGCAAGGGCTGCATCCACCCACGGCAGATCTCCGTAATTCACGAGGCCTTCGCTCCGGCAGCGGAAGAACTGGAGAAAGCCCGCAAGATCGTGGCCGCCTTTGAGGACGCTCAGGCGAAGGGGCTCGGGGTCGTGGCCCTGGGCAGCAAGATGATCGACCCGCCGGTTGTGAAACGTGCCCAGCGCGTCGTGAAGCTCGCAGAGATGGCGCTGCTGCAATAAACCTGAGATCGGAATCCGCATGACACAATTGGTCGAAGAACTCGTCGCAAATGCGCTCGGCCGCCCAGTTCCCCAGGAAATCAACGGCCGCCCCGTCGTGCCCTTCAAGGGAATCGGCAAGCATCGTCCGACAGGGCGCAAGGCCGCGCCCCCCATTC is from Phycisphaerae bacterium and encodes:
- a CDS encoding HpcH/HpaI aldolase/citrate lyase family protein, giving the protein MASVETASGTASAGRRGPDVRSDCWVNIQRRDTGGIELDVRTKVETMYGEAIRAQVGEVVAALGLKHARVEVEDAGALPFVIAARIEAAVRRLGTKVGQGYLPPWKNGTDYPTRRDRFRRSRLYLPGNEPKFMLNAGLHRPDGVILDLEDSVAPPEKDAARILVRNALRTLNFYGAERMVRINQGERGLVDLDFVIPHNLHVVLIPKVEEAEQVRAVDQRITAILGSAGSKDGATRTVFLMPIIESAKGAINAFAIASASPNVIALAVGLEDYTADIGTQRTLEGRESFWMRSQVVNAARAAGVQPIDTVFSDVSDMDGLRASVLEAKSLGFDGKGCIHPRQISVIHEAFAPAAEELEKARKIVAAFEDAQAKGLGVVALGSKMIDPPVVKRAQRVVKLAEMALLQ